Part of the Sporosarcina sp. FSL K6-2383 genome is shown below.
TGCCTGTGATGATGGCGGGAATCCGCACGGCTACGGTATTAATTGTTGGAACTGCAACGTTGGCGGCGCTTATTGGAGCTGGGGGATTAGGGGATATTATTTTACTGGGGATTGACCGTAATAATCCAGCGCTTATTGTGTTAGGGGCGATACCTGCTGCTCTTTTGGCGTTGGTGTTTGATTTTTTATTGAAGAAATTAGAGTCATTGTCCTTTAAAAAAACAATCGGTGTAATGGGAGCGATTAGTGCAACAGCACTACTTATCATTCTTTTTCCTCTCATCAATAGTAGTGAAAAAGAAGAAATTGTGATAGCGGGAAAATTGGGAGCAGAGCCTGAAATATTGATAAATATGTATAAGTTATTGATTGAAAATGAGACGGATTTGGATGTTCGATTGGAGCCTGGTTTTGGCAAGACAACCTTTGTATTCAATGCACTGAAATCCGGGGATATCGATATTTATCCCGAATTTACAGGGACAGCCATTGCGGAGTTTTTAAAAGAACAAGCTATTAATAATGATGCGGAAGATGTCTATCAGCAGGCGCAAAAGGGGATGTTGGAGTCATTTGATATGGTGATGCTTCGTCCAATGCAGTACAACAATACCTATGCATTAGCTGTTTCAAAAGAAATCGCTGACACATACCAATTGACAACCATTTCAGATTTACAGGCCATTCAAAAAACGATAAAAGCAGGATTTACCCTGGAGTTCAATGATCGTGAAGATGGCTATCTAGGCATTCAAAAGCATTATGGCATCATGTTTTCGAACGTTGCTACAATGGAACCTAAGCTGCGCTATCAGGCAATAGCAAGTGGCGATATACAAGTATTGGATGCCTATTCAACAGACAGTGAAATCCAGCAGTATGATTTGGCTGTTCTGGAAGATGACCGACAGCTATTTCCACCTTATCAGGGTGCGCCTTTATTAAGGAAAGAAACGCTGCAACAATATCCTGAAATAGGATCAATCCTCAACC
Proteins encoded:
- a CDS encoding ABC transporter permease/substrate-binding protein → MTNLFAVFTERKGQLLVSLLEHIQISFIALFFAVVIAIPIGIYLTNQKKIAESIIGISAVLQTIPSLALLGLLIPLFGIGKVPAIIALVAYALLPILRNTYTGINEVDSSLKEAATAMGMNRYKRLVKVELPLAMPVMMAGIRTATVLIVGTATLAALIGAGGLGDIILLGIDRNNPALIVLGAIPAALLALVFDFLLKKLESLSFKKTIGVMGAISATALLIILFPLINSSEKEEIVIAGKLGAEPEILINMYKLLIENETDLDVRLEPGFGKTTFVFNALKSGDIDIYPEFTGTAIAEFLKEQAINNDAEDVYQQAQKGMLESFDMVMLRPMQYNNTYALAVSKEIADTYQLTTISDLQAIQKTIKAGFTLEFNDREDGYLGIQKHYGIMFSNVATMEPKLRYQAIASGDIQVLDAYSTDSEIQQYDLAVLEDDRQLFPPYQGAPLLRKETLQQYPEIGSILNQLAGQITDADMRELNYQVNVEGKKASEAAREYLEEIGLL